One part of the Eptesicus fuscus isolate TK198812 chromosome 20, DD_ASM_mEF_20220401, whole genome shotgun sequence genome encodes these proteins:
- the LOC129147435 gene encoding CMRF35-like molecule 6 has protein sequence MTPRRGATWLIPALFLLQVPGCLSLSGPRRVTGTVGGSLSVQCRYEKEFKENNKYWCKEPCVALLRTKIVETTESKREVRRGRVSIRDHPAKLTFTVTLESLTEGDEGRYRCGIERPWTEGIIDLTFQVVVSVSPAPTLKIVTSTVDPPSTLGPPSTLGPPSTLGPPSTLVPPSTLGPPSTLDPPSTLVPPSTMDPPSTLDPPSTLGPPSTLGLPSSLPTNTRPSVTSQETPDASQHPRSLLSSVHFLLLVFLKVPLLLSMLSAVLWVNWPQGSSGGRRSQPCSENQ, from the exons ATGACTCCGAGGAGGGGGGCCACATGGCTGATTCCAGCTCTGTTCCTTCTCCAGGTCCCAG GCTGTTTGTCTCTGAGCGGCCCCAGGCGCGTGACGGGCACCGTGGGGGGATCGCTGAGCGTGCAGTGTCGGTACGAGAAGGAGTTCAAGGAAAATAACAAATACTGGTGCAAAGAGCCATGTGTGGCATTGCTGAGGACGAAGATTGTGGAGACCACAGAGTCAAAGAGAGAAGTGAGGCGCGGCCGCGTGTCCATCAGGGACCATCCAGCAAAGCTCACCTTCACAGTGACCTTGGAGAGCCTCACAGAGGGCGATGAAGGCAGATACAGATGTGGGATCGAGAGACCATGGACAGAAGGCATTATAGACCTCACCTTCCAGGTTGTGGTGTCTGTGTCCCCAG cccccaccctgaaGATCGTCACAAGCACCGTGGATCCTCCAAGCACCCTGGGTCCTCCAAGCACCCTGGGTCCTCCAAGCACCCTGGGTCCTCCAAGCACCCTGGTTCCTCCAAGCACCCTGGGTCCTCCAAGCACCCTGGATCCTCCAAGCACCCTGGTTCCTCCAAGCACCATGGACCCTCCAAGCACCCTGGATCCTCCAAGCACCCTGGGCCCTCCAAGCACCCTgggccttccctcctccctgccaacGAACACCAGGCCCAGTGTGACCAGCCAGGAGACGCCTGATGCCAGCCAACACCCTCG GTCCCTGCTCAGCAGTGTCCACTTCCTGCTCCTGGTCTTCCTGAAGGTGCCCCTGCTCCTGAGCATGCTCAGTGCTGTTCTGTGGGTGAACTGGCCTCAAGGGAGCTCTGGGGGGAGGCGGAGTCAGCCGTGCTCTGAGAACCAGTGA
- the LOC103298409 gene encoding CMRF35-like molecule 6, whose amino-acid sequence MTPRRGATWLISALFLLQVPGCLSLSGPRRVTGTVGGSLSVQCRYEKEYTDHKKYWCKGLCFSPLKMKIVETTESEREARRGRVSIRDHPANLTFTVTLESLTEGDEGKYSCGIDRPRREKLTDLTFEVVVSVSPAPTLKIVTSTLSPLSTLSPSSSLPVTTGPSVTSQEAPDATQHPRSLLSSVHFLLLVFLKVPLLLSMLSAVLWVNRPQRATCEETQFG is encoded by the exons ATGACCCCGAGGAGGGGAGCCACATGGCTGATTTCAGCTCTGTTCCTTCTCCAGGTCCCAg GCTGTTTGTCTCTGAGCGGCCCCAGGCGCGTGACGGGCACCGTGGGGGGATCGCTGAGCGTGCAGTGTCGGTACGAGAAGGAGTACACAGACCATAAGAAATACTGGTGCAAAGGCTTGTGTTTCTCACCACTGAAGATGAAGATTGTGGAGAccacagagtcagagagagaagcGAGGCGCGGCCGCGTGTCCATCAGGGACCATCCAGCAAACCTCACCTTCACAGTGACCTTGGAGAGCCTCACAGAGGGCGATGAAGGCAAATACAGTTGTGGGATCGATAGACCACGGAGAGAAAAACTTACAGACCTCACCTTCGAGGTTGTGGTGTCTGTGTCCCCAG cccccaccctgaaGATCGTCACAAGCACCCTGAGCCCTTTAAGCACCCtgagcccttcctcctccctgccagtGACCACCGGGCCCAGTGTGACCAGCCAGGAGGCACCTGATGCCACCCAACACCCTCG GTCCCTGCTCAGCAGTGTCCACTTCCTGCTCCTGGTCTTCCTGAAGGTGCCCCTGCTCCTGAGCATGCTCAGTGCTGTTCTGTGGGTGAACAGGCCTCAGCGGGCAACTTGTGAGGAAACACAGTTTGGCTAA
- the LOC129147437 gene encoding CMRF35-like molecule 6 isoform X1 has protein sequence MTPRRGATWLLPALFLLQVPGCLSLSCPRHVTGTVGGSLSVQCRYKKEYTDHNKFWCQDPCLISLGSKIVETTESEREVRRGRVSIEDHPANLTFTVTLESLTEGDEGKYRCGIRTPWREKLIDLTFEVVVSVSPVPTLKIVTRTLGPPSIFGPPSTLVPPSSLPTTTGPSVTSQETPDATQHSRSLLSSVHFLLLVFLKVPLLLSMLSAVLWVNRPQGRSEGRQSQPRSENQ, from the exons ATGACCCCGAGGAGGGGGGCCACATGGCTGCTTCCAGCTCTGTTCCTTCTCCAGGTCCCAG GCTGTTTGTCTCTGAGCTGCCCCAGACACGTGACGGGCACCGTGGGGGGATCGCTGAGCGTGCAGTGTCGGTACAAGAAAGAGTACACAGACCATAACAAATTCTGGTGCCAAGACCCGTGTTTGATATCGCTGGGGTCGAAGATTGTGGAGAccacagagtcagagagagaagtgAGGCGTGGCCGCGTGTCCATCGAGGACCATCCAGCAAACCTCACCTTCACAGTGACCTTGGAGAGCCTCACAGAGGGCGATGAAGGCAAATACAGATGTGGGATCCGTACACCATGGAGAGAAAAACTTATAGACCTCACCTTCGAGGTTGTGGTGTCTGTGTCCCCAG TACCCACCCTGAAGATCGTCACAAGAACCCTGGGCCCTCCAAGCATCTTTGGACCTCCAAGCACCCtggttcctccctcctccctgccaacCACCACCGGGCCGAGTGTGACCAGCCAGGAGACGCCTGATGCCACCCAACACTCTCG GTCCCTGCTCAGCAGTGTCCACTTCCTGCTCCTGGTCTTCCTGAAGGTGCCCCTGCTCCTGAGCATGCTCAGTGCCGTCCTGTGGGTGAACCGGCCTCAGGGGAGGTCTGAGGGGAGGCAGAGTCAGCCCCGCTCTGAGAACCAGTGA
- the LOC129147437 gene encoding protein CD300H-like isoform X2, translating into MTPRRGATWLLPALFLLQVPGCLSLSCPRHVTGTVGGSLSVQCRYKKEYTDHNKFWCQDPCLISLGSKIVETTESEREVRRGRVSIEDHPANLTFTVTLESLTEGDEGKYRCGIRTPWREKLIDLTFEVVVSVSPGGNPETPLKTPPSGKERKDDHVALSTHPEDRHKNPGPSKHLWTSKHPGSSLLPANHHRAECDQPGDA; encoded by the exons ATGACCCCGAGGAGGGGGGCCACATGGCTGCTTCCAGCTCTGTTCCTTCTCCAGGTCCCAG GCTGTTTGTCTCTGAGCTGCCCCAGACACGTGACGGGCACCGTGGGGGGATCGCTGAGCGTGCAGTGTCGGTACAAGAAAGAGTACACAGACCATAACAAATTCTGGTGCCAAGACCCGTGTTTGATATCGCTGGGGTCGAAGATTGTGGAGAccacagagtcagagagagaagtgAGGCGTGGCCGCGTGTCCATCGAGGACCATCCAGCAAACCTCACCTTCACAGTGACCTTGGAGAGCCTCACAGAGGGCGATGAAGGCAAATACAGATGTGGGATCCGTACACCATGGAGAGAAAAACTTATAGACCTCACCTTCGAGGTTGTGGTGTCTGTGTCCCCAG GAGGGAACCCAGAGACGCCCCTGAAAACACCTCCctcaggaaaggagaggaaggatgATCACGTGGCTCTCAG TACCCACCCTGAAGATCGTCACAAGAACCCTGGGCCCTCCAAGCATCTTTGGACCTCCAAGCACCCtggttcctccctcctccctgccaacCACCACCGGGCCGAGTGTGACCAGCCAGGAGACGCCTGA